From a single Cyclobacterium marinum DSM 745 genomic region:
- a CDS encoding RagB/SusD family nutrient uptake outer membrane protein, giving the protein MKKNSIYKVFLSCLVWTIVACSEDVLEINPTDQYSIDTFWETEEHANAGLTGCYQVLRSTFGSLFETDMVTPNAWGYNENGGLGPLARGVQLTTDPALAGKWNVSYSGIGRANTFLNNIDDVNMNEDLKKRMIGEAKFLRALYYFQLINYFGDVPLILETPDAELHSDLPRDPKVLVVTQILKDLEEASNVLPIIYEDKDTGRATKGAAISLKSRLLLYEENWPAAAEAAKEVIDLNVYSLFPNYRELFMIENENNEEVIFNVEFLAPRFTNNYDQSIYILNTPAPLKDLVDSYLMIDGLSIQESPLYDSSMPYENRDPRLHQSIACIGYPFNGKITELSDVVNTGFGMKKFTSFSDEISNIVPPNTELNPIVMRYAETLLTYAEAQNEAVGPDQSVYDALNLLRSRTSVNMPEVQSGLSKEEMRELIRLERRIELAFEGLYYSDIRRWRTAEVVNNGPIYNYEGNVITNRTFNKDRDYLWPVPFVQIQENPELTQNPGYN; this is encoded by the coding sequence ATGAAAAAAAATTCTATATATAAAGTCTTTTTGTCCTGTTTAGTATGGACCATTGTTGCTTGTAGTGAAGATGTTCTGGAGATTAACCCTACTGATCAATACAGCATAGATACATTTTGGGAGACGGAGGAACATGCGAATGCAGGACTTACAGGTTGCTATCAAGTTTTGCGTAGTACTTTTGGTTCTCTATTTGAAACTGATATGGTTACTCCCAACGCTTGGGGGTACAATGAAAACGGTGGATTGGGGCCATTGGCCAGAGGAGTACAGTTGACAACAGATCCAGCACTGGCTGGAAAGTGGAATGTCTCTTATTCAGGAATTGGAAGAGCCAATACTTTCCTGAATAACATCGATGATGTAAACATGAATGAAGATTTGAAAAAGAGAATGATTGGAGAGGCAAAATTTCTGCGGGCATTGTATTACTTCCAATTGATCAATTATTTTGGTGATGTTCCATTAATTTTGGAAACACCCGATGCTGAACTTCATTCCGATTTACCAAGAGATCCCAAAGTTTTGGTCGTCACACAAATCCTAAAAGACCTCGAAGAAGCCAGTAATGTTCTCCCTATAATATATGAAGATAAAGACACAGGTCGCGCAACAAAAGGCGCCGCTATTTCATTAAAATCCAGGCTCTTATTGTATGAAGAGAATTGGCCTGCTGCCGCCGAGGCTGCGAAGGAAGTGATTGATCTAAATGTTTATTCTTTGTTTCCCAATTATCGGGAATTGTTCATGATAGAAAATGAAAATAATGAAGAAGTAATATTTAATGTCGAGTTTCTTGCTCCAAGATTTACTAATAATTATGACCAATCAATTTATATACTAAATACTCCTGCTCCACTTAAAGATTTGGTAGATTCCTACTTGATGATAGATGGATTAAGCATACAAGAATCTCCATTATATGACTCATCAATGCCATATGAGAATAGAGATCCTCGTTTACACCAATCCATTGCCTGTATTGGGTATCCATTTAATGGTAAAATAACTGAATTATCTGACGTAGTCAATACAGGGTTTGGAATGAAAAAGTTCACCTCATTTTCAGATGAGATTTCGAATATAGTTCCTCCAAATACTGAGTTGAATCCAATTGTCATGAGATATGCAGAAACGCTATTAACATACGCTGAAGCTCAAAATGAAGCAGTTGGGCCAGATCAATCTGTGTATGATGCGTTGAATTTATTAAGGTCTAGAACCAGTGTCAATATGCCTGAAGTCCAAAGTGGATTATCTAAAGAAGAAATGAGAGAATTAATTCGATTGGAAAGAAGAATTGAGCTCGCTTTTGAAGGGCTTTATTATTCAGATATACGAAGATGGAGAACTGCAGAAGTGGTAAACAATGGCCCTATTTATAATTATGAGGGAAATGTAATTACCAATAGAACTTTTAATAAAGATAGAGATTATTTATGGCCTGTTCCATTTGTACAAATTCAGGAAAACCCTGAATTAACTCAAAACCCCGGTTATAATTAA
- a CDS encoding TonB-dependent receptor: MKKTLHALCMIGKYYLYGIVLQLLFINLLYAAPINAQGSLDMKEVYLSISLKEASLPEVFSEIKSKTDFSFIYDKKVFNKTRAVNIKANGQSLESILVDLAKAHGLRFKQVDDKISVRLVEEKESPPIIIADVTVTGTVVDSEGNPIPGVTVSVPGTSIGTATDLDGKYSLTVPEESTLIYSFIGFESQEREVGDQSIINITLEEDMSSLDEVVVIGFGTQKRVNVTGAISTVDMDQLENAPVTNSSQLLQGVQGVYVNQAGGQPGRDGATIRIRGQGTLNNNNALVLVNGIEFPLSEVNPNDIESISVLKDAASAAIYGSRAANGVILVTTKSGSKDKFQLRYNMYAGFQKVNYLPDVIKDPVQFMELRNQAMINGGRLIVDYPQTMIDEYREGMKTDPYTYPNNDWFDIMFNAAPIQEHNLQFSGGSENLTYSLSLGYLNQEGVMMGSGSDRYSLAFNSTAQISKRLKIGTNINAIYRNIDEPVAGVQNLMGSILKAQAFHPTYLEDGRYANTFVRSTGHNIFRHPIVLATEGENQTTQQRYLINLFAEYELPFDITYKVNIGVNKSDDFNTTFVPDIFIYQNKTDAATRVPFNGDAMSVSQQNRGTRKTYTGNINTTVFNTLNWSHDFNETHHINSLLGISSESFSNNVFWGQNEGFLGNDLYELNAGSSNPAVSSTSASSRLNSYFGRIGYNFKEKYLFEANFRYDGSSRFAKDSRWGLFPSFSAGWRLDRENFLANIPWISDLKLRASWGRLGIERIGLFRYLNLINLGQDYAFGTNISAGAAVTSYNDPNITWETTTISNVGVDAGFFENRVGLEVDIFKKRTTDILRAVNLPSQVGNLNGPIQNIGTVDNTGFELGLNYRNNFNDFNYQINGSVTRIINEVIDLKGQTIYNGRNIITEGQSIDSYYLIHAIGIFQSQEEIDNSPFQTADTKPGYLKYQDTNEDGFITEDDRIISGSVIPEYTYQFSLNLGYKGFEVNAFFQGVANINTYASLIAAQPFWFGTAVTKEWTTDAWTPENTDARLPILTTFESSVNENFRPSDFWLRDASYLRMKNLQIGYNIPSVFTSKYGVSNLKVYLNGQNLLTFSKMKDFDPEKNINGVNFYEYPTVKMYTAGLNVTF; the protein is encoded by the coding sequence ATGAAAAAAACGCTACATGCCCTATGTATGATTGGTAAATACTACCTATATGGAATTGTTTTACAACTGTTGTTTATAAACCTGCTCTATGCTGCTCCAATCAATGCCCAGGGTTCTTTAGACATGAAAGAAGTTTACCTGAGCATCAGTCTGAAAGAAGCATCCTTACCCGAAGTTTTCTCTGAAATTAAATCAAAAACTGATTTTTCATTTATTTATGATAAAAAAGTTTTTAATAAAACCAGAGCAGTAAACATTAAGGCCAATGGCCAATCCCTTGAAAGTATTTTAGTGGACCTGGCTAAAGCACATGGCCTGAGATTCAAACAAGTGGATGACAAAATAAGTGTACGCCTGGTGGAAGAAAAAGAGTCACCACCAATCATAATTGCAGATGTGACAGTGACCGGTACTGTGGTAGACAGCGAGGGCAACCCAATTCCCGGTGTAACAGTATCTGTACCCGGGACATCCATTGGTACAGCAACTGATCTGGATGGCAAATATTCATTAACAGTTCCGGAGGAATCTACCCTTATTTACTCCTTTATAGGCTTTGAATCTCAAGAAAGAGAAGTTGGAGATCAGAGCATAATCAATATTACCCTTGAAGAAGACATGTCTTCACTAGATGAAGTGGTTGTGATAGGTTTTGGAACTCAGAAGAGGGTTAATGTTACTGGTGCAATTTCCACTGTTGATATGGATCAGTTAGAAAATGCGCCAGTCACCAATTCTTCTCAATTACTTCAAGGGGTTCAAGGCGTTTATGTCAATCAAGCCGGGGGACAACCTGGAAGGGATGGGGCTACCATTAGAATCCGTGGTCAAGGTACATTAAATAATAACAATGCCTTGGTTTTGGTTAACGGAATAGAATTCCCACTATCAGAAGTTAACCCCAATGATATTGAAAGCATTTCTGTATTAAAAGATGCAGCTTCTGCGGCAATCTATGGGTCTCGGGCAGCAAATGGAGTCATATTGGTCACAACAAAGTCTGGATCTAAAGATAAATTTCAGTTGAGGTACAATATGTATGCAGGATTTCAGAAAGTGAATTATTTGCCTGATGTAATTAAAGATCCAGTACAATTTATGGAACTTAGAAATCAGGCCATGATCAATGGGGGTAGGTTGATTGTTGATTATCCTCAAACCATGATTGATGAATATAGAGAGGGAATGAAAACAGATCCTTATACTTATCCTAACAATGACTGGTTTGACATTATGTTCAATGCGGCTCCTATACAAGAACATAATTTACAATTTTCCGGAGGTTCTGAAAATCTGACTTATTCCTTATCATTAGGTTATTTAAATCAAGAAGGCGTAATGATGGGTTCAGGTTCAGATAGGTATTCGTTGGCTTTCAATTCCACTGCCCAAATATCTAAAAGACTCAAAATAGGTACTAATATTAATGCGATTTACAGGAACATTGATGAGCCGGTTGCTGGAGTGCAGAATTTAATGGGATCAATTTTGAAAGCTCAGGCATTTCACCCTACCTATCTTGAAGATGGCAGGTATGCCAATACCTTTGTAAGGTCAACAGGGCACAATATATTCAGGCACCCAATTGTATTGGCTACAGAAGGAGAAAACCAAACTACTCAACAAAGGTATTTAATTAATCTTTTTGCAGAGTATGAATTACCTTTTGACATCACTTACAAGGTAAATATTGGGGTCAATAAGTCAGATGATTTTAATACCACCTTTGTTCCTGATATTTTTATTTACCAAAATAAAACGGATGCAGCTACTAGAGTTCCTTTCAATGGGGATGCAATGTCTGTTTCTCAGCAAAATCGAGGTACTAGAAAGACATATACCGGAAATATAAATACCACCGTTTTCAACACCTTGAATTGGTCCCATGATTTCAATGAGACCCACCATATTAATTCCTTGTTAGGTATCAGTTCGGAATCATTTTCTAACAATGTTTTTTGGGGGCAAAACGAAGGTTTCTTAGGCAATGATTTGTATGAATTAAATGCTGGATCAAGTAATCCGGCTGTTTCGAGTACGTCAGCGAGCTCCAGACTAAATTCTTATTTTGGTAGAATTGGATATAATTTTAAGGAAAAATATTTATTTGAGGCCAATTTCAGGTATGATGGGTCATCAAGATTTGCCAAGGATAGCAGATGGGGTTTGTTTCCTTCATTCTCTGCAGGATGGAGATTGGATAGGGAAAATTTCTTGGCAAATATTCCTTGGATAAGTGATTTAAAATTACGGGCTTCTTGGGGTAGACTTGGTATTGAAAGAATTGGTTTATTTCGATACCTTAATTTGATTAATCTTGGTCAGGATTATGCCTTCGGAACGAACATTTCTGCTGGCGCTGCTGTGACTTCATATAATGATCCAAATATTACATGGGAAACAACTACTATTTCCAATGTGGGCGTAGATGCAGGTTTTTTTGAAAATAGAGTTGGACTGGAAGTAGATATTTTTAAAAAACGAACAACTGATATTTTAAGGGCTGTTAACCTACCTTCACAGGTGGGAAATCTAAATGGTCCCATACAAAACATAGGTACGGTAGACAATACAGGTTTTGAACTGGGATTAAATTATAGAAATAATTTCAATGATTTTAACTACCAAATTAATGGCAGTGTTACGCGTATCATCAATGAGGTAATTGACTTAAAAGGACAAACCATTTATAATGGACGAAATATTATAACGGAAGGGCAGTCTATTGACTCTTATTATCTAATTCATGCCATTGGCATATTTCAAAGTCAAGAAGAAATTGATAACAGTCCTTTTCAAACTGCTGATACTAAACCAGGATACCTTAAATATCAGGACACTAATGAGGATGGATTTATTACCGAGGACGATAGAATTATATCAGGTAGTGTGATACCAGAATACACCTATCAGTTTTCTCTCAATTTGGGCTATAAAGGTTTCGAGGTAAACGCATTCTTCCAAGGGGTAGCAAATATTAATACTTATGCATCATTAATCGCTGCTCAACCATTTTGGTTTGGAACCGCAGTAACCAAAGAATGGACAACAGATGCTTGGACACCCGAAAACACGGATGCCAGGCTACCCATTTTGACCACCTTCGAAAGTAGTGTAAATGAAAATTTCAGACCATCTGATTTTTGGCTGAGGGATGCTTCCTATTTGCGAATGAAAAACCTACAGATTGGATATAATATTCCGTCAGTTTTTACAAGTAAATATGGAGTTTCCAACTTAAAAGTTTACTTGAACGGACAAAACCTACTGACTTTCAGCAAAATGAAGGATTTCGATCCTGAAAAAAACATCAATGGGGTGAATTTCTATGAATACCCAACTGTAAAGATGTATACAGCCGGTTTAAATGTAACTTTCTAA
- a CDS encoding LemA family protein, with the protein MKKILIPIIIIAVIGFIAYNKAVGVYNTFVQTEETINGQWAEVETQYQRRADLIPNLVNTVKGYADFEQETLTNVIEARSKATSINLQADDLSPENIAKFQDAQDQLSGSLSRLLVAVERYPDLKANQNFLELQAQLEGTENRIAVARRNFNQSVQSYNSNLRTFPNNIFAGWYGFERKGYFEASAGAENAPTVEF; encoded by the coding sequence ATGAAAAAAATATTAATTCCTATTATTATCATCGCCGTGATCGGTTTTATTGCTTATAACAAAGCTGTAGGTGTTTACAATACCTTCGTGCAAACTGAAGAAACCATCAACGGTCAGTGGGCGGAAGTGGAGACCCAATACCAAAGAAGAGCTGACTTGATTCCTAACTTGGTAAATACAGTAAAAGGATATGCTGACTTTGAACAAGAAACCTTAACGAATGTAATCGAAGCACGCTCAAAAGCTACTTCCATTAACTTGCAGGCCGATGACCTGAGCCCTGAAAACATTGCTAAATTTCAAGATGCTCAAGACCAATTGAGTGGATCTCTGAGCAGGTTATTGGTGGCTGTGGAAAGATATCCTGACTTGAAAGCCAACCAAAACTTTCTTGAGCTGCAGGCTCAATTGGAAGGCACTGAGAATAGAATTGCGGTAGCAAGAAGGAATTTCAACCAATCTGTGCAGAGCTACAATTCCAATCTGAGAACTTTCCCGAACAATATTTTTGCAGGTTGGTATGGCTTTGAGCGCAAGGGCTATTTTGAAGCTAGCGCAGGTGCTGAAAATGCCCCAACGGTAGAATTTTAA
- a CDS encoding TPM domain-containing protein: MIKKQLFLSLLLLVLSLASWAQGDFPEKPNPPRLVNDFSKTLSANEVRQLETKLVAYNDSTSSEVSIVLINSVGPYDISDYAFQLGDQWGIGRADKDNGVLILAAMKDRKVFIATGYGMEGAIPDALAKRIVDQMIIPNFRTENYFTGLDQATDMIFKLASGEYKAEDLGSSEKPGGGLPLFLILIVGFVILTLIRNRNDNNNHMGGKRGGVDFFTTLLLANMLGGSRGKFGDFSSGGGSFGGGGGGFGGFGGGSFGGGGAGGSW; this comes from the coding sequence ATGATTAAAAAACAGCTTTTCCTTTCCTTGTTATTATTGGTACTTTCATTGGCCAGCTGGGCTCAGGGGGATTTTCCTGAAAAGCCTAACCCTCCTCGCTTGGTTAATGATTTTTCAAAGACACTATCAGCCAATGAAGTCCGACAGCTGGAGACCAAGCTAGTGGCTTATAATGACAGTACCTCTTCGGAGGTAAGTATCGTTTTAATCAATTCTGTCGGGCCATATGACATCAGTGATTATGCTTTTCAGTTGGGGGATCAATGGGGAATCGGTAGAGCAGACAAAGACAATGGTGTACTTATTCTGGCCGCAATGAAAGATAGAAAGGTATTTATAGCCACAGGATATGGGATGGAGGGCGCAATTCCGGATGCTTTGGCAAAAAGAATTGTAGATCAAATGATTATCCCCAACTTCCGAACAGAAAACTATTTTACCGGTTTGGATCAGGCGACTGACATGATCTTTAAACTTGCATCCGGAGAATATAAGGCAGAGGACCTTGGCTCCTCAGAAAAACCAGGAGGAGGACTCCCCCTCTTTTTAATATTGATTGTAGGCTTTGTGATCCTTACCCTGATCAGAAACCGAAATGACAACAACAACCATATGGGAGGAAAACGAGGCGGAGTGGATTTCTTCACAACCTTATTGCTAGCCAATATGCTTGGAGGGAGTCGAGGTAAATTTGGGGATTTTTCTTCCGGAGGAGGCAGCTTTGGTGGCGGAGGCGGTGGCTTCGGCGGTTTTGGTGGTGGTAGTTTCGGTGGTGGCGGCGCCGGTGGGAGCTGGTAA
- a CDS encoding 6-bladed beta-propeller has protein sequence MFTPKDPIRLKKRIIGFVNLFFSGQPNNFYFSETLASTCYFKDVSFCYLRFLLIFGLFFSCQQKKHIEKQEGSIDVISVDLSQSRTGKLSEFFEPEINYIWLEDELEEAQLNSNLQQIIFHGDKIYALDNNGCKCISMFSKSGKYLGRIGAYGEGPGEYQNLGSLIVVKEELVLLEGVSGDIMWFSLEGEFLRESNLKDFSGIGVFSEFDDRFYFYKIARNSGEFFVQSLNMKLQDTINYMPYHPERVESEMTGRNYFQKSKHHLYFGMTFLDTIYQFQNQQLVPQFVFDYGNYGQDLEKLNEMEIMERITFMNTHGKLYFRGRYQVSEKQLYAIFNYENNFYNIFYDLENSQSNTIEGMIINDLDGGLDVSLLPIAFAPGKVGLTMPGKAVYQTLMAKKNQMGQVEYENWVKGVGANLAKTAFAGKGSENPVLIVYTLK, from the coding sequence ATGTTTACGCCCAAGGATCCAATCAGGTTAAAAAAAAGAATCATTGGTTTTGTAAATCTCTTTTTCTCAGGCCAACCTAACAATTTTTATTTCTCTGAAACCTTAGCGTCGACCTGTTATTTTAAAGATGTAAGCTTTTGTTACCTTAGGTTTTTGTTAATATTCGGTTTGTTTTTCAGTTGTCAACAAAAAAAACATATTGAAAAACAGGAGGGAAGTATTGATGTGATTTCAGTGGACCTTTCACAATCCCGAACTGGCAAATTATCTGAATTTTTTGAACCTGAAATCAACTATATATGGTTGGAAGATGAATTAGAGGAAGCACAATTAAATTCTAATTTACAACAAATAATATTTCATGGAGATAAAATTTATGCCCTTGATAATAACGGTTGCAAGTGCATTTCAATGTTCAGTAAGTCTGGGAAATATTTAGGGAGAATTGGCGCCTATGGAGAAGGTCCAGGAGAGTATCAGAACCTTGGCTCGCTGATAGTTGTAAAAGAAGAATTGGTCTTATTGGAGGGGGTGAGTGGAGATATAATGTGGTTTAGTCTCGAAGGAGAGTTTCTTCGTGAATCGAACTTGAAAGATTTTTCCGGTATAGGGGTTTTTTCTGAATTTGATGACCGCTTTTACTTCTACAAAATTGCTAGAAACTCGGGAGAGTTTTTTGTTCAAAGTTTGAATATGAAATTACAAGATACCATTAATTATATGCCATACCATCCTGAAAGGGTGGAAAGTGAGATGACAGGTAGAAACTATTTTCAAAAAAGTAAACATCACCTTTATTTTGGAATGACTTTTTTAGATACCATTTATCAATTCCAAAATCAACAATTGGTCCCCCAATTTGTATTTGACTATGGGAATTATGGCCAAGACTTGGAGAAATTAAATGAAATGGAAATAATGGAGAGAATAACCTTTATGAATACACATGGAAAACTTTACTTTCGAGGTCGATACCAAGTTTCCGAAAAACAACTTTATGCCATTTTTAATTACGAAAACAATTTTTATAACATCTTTTATGACCTAGAGAATTCACAATCAAATACAATTGAAGGTATGATAATTAACGATTTAGATGGCGGGCTTGACGTATCTTTGCTGCCTATTGCTTTTGCACCTGGGAAAGTAGGGCTTACCATGCCTGGGAAAGCCGTTTACCAGACATTGATGGCAAAGAAAAATCAAATGGGACAGGTTGAATATGAAAATTGGGTTAAAGGGGTAGGTGCAAATTTGGCCAAAACTGCCTTTGCTGGAAAAGGATCCGAAAACCCTGTGCTTATTGTTTATACTTTAAAGTGA
- a CDS encoding TPM domain-containing protein, with amino-acid sequence MAEKLFSKADRDIIIGAIRNAEKKTSGEIQVHIENHCKGDVLDRAAEVFEKLKMHKTAQRNAVLFYLAVLDHKFAILGDAGINQVVPKDFWENIKEEMLVHFKTKAYTEGLRIGIEMSGKQLQQHFPYDHEGDINELPDEISFE; translated from the coding sequence ATGGCAGAAAAATTATTTAGTAAAGCAGACCGAGACATCATTATAGGAGCAATTCGGAATGCGGAAAAGAAAACTTCAGGTGAGATTCAAGTCCATATTGAAAATCACTGCAAAGGAGATGTACTTGACCGAGCTGCTGAAGTCTTTGAAAAACTCAAGATGCATAAGACAGCCCAACGCAATGCAGTGTTGTTTTACCTTGCAGTGCTTGACCATAAGTTTGCAATTCTCGGCGATGCAGGAATTAACCAAGTAGTTCCCAAAGACTTTTGGGAAAATATCAAGGAAGAAATGCTTGTTCATTTTAAGACAAAAGCCTATACTGAAGGGCTTAGAATAGGCATAGAAATGTCAGGCAAGCAACTGCAGCAGCATTTCCCCTATGACCATGAAGGAGACATCAATGAACTCCCTGACGAAATATCCTTTGAATAA
- a CDS encoding DUF4917 family protein, which translates to MVPQKNEVNIKQWDSIEKNFTNCPLLLGNGFSLNFSSRLLYQNLYEKYIENCPEDVKKLFKEFKSTNFEKILEHLESTERVCSALKIKQHRISKNKELIKQGLIDSINRIHLTPEDINIDQIKLVSNQINNFNQIFTTNYDLFLYYLILESKKFGDYFYMPFIEDRRFKLFNPGDKYKENHVYYLHGSLLIFEKPVETIKIKRNENWLIKVITDEISKDNYPLFISEGTSEMKLKSIQSNNYLTYCFRELKENKNKNIVIYGQSLSDQDSHIVKEIDKNYDKIAISIRVSENKTINELKSEMNRIKSILSNAEIVFYDSSSLFKFE; encoded by the coding sequence ATGGTTCCACAAAAAAATGAAGTAAATATTAAACAATGGGATTCGATTGAAAAAAATTTTACAAATTGTCCTTTACTTTTAGGAAATGGATTCAGTTTGAACTTTAGTTCAAGATTACTATACCAAAATTTATATGAAAAGTATATAGAGAATTGTCCTGAAGATGTTAAAAAACTTTTTAAAGAATTTAAATCAACAAACTTTGAAAAAATTTTAGAACATCTAGAATCGACAGAAAGAGTTTGTAGTGCTTTAAAAATTAAACAACACCGAATTAGTAAAAATAAAGAATTAATTAAGCAAGGGTTAATAGATTCTATAAATCGAATTCACCTAACTCCTGAGGATATTAATATTGATCAAATAAAACTAGTTTCTAATCAAATAAATAATTTTAATCAGATTTTCACTACAAATTACGACCTTTTTCTTTATTATCTGATTTTAGAAAGTAAAAAATTTGGAGACTATTTTTACATGCCATTCATTGAAGATAGGAGATTTAAACTTTTTAATCCCGGAGATAAATACAAAGAAAATCACGTTTATTATTTACATGGATCACTTTTAATTTTTGAAAAACCAGTAGAAACCATAAAAATTAAACGCAATGAGAATTGGCTTATTAAGGTAATTACTGACGAAATCTCTAAAGACAACTATCCATTGTTCATCAGTGAAGGCACTTCTGAAATGAAATTAAAAAGTATCCAATCAAATAATTATCTTACTTATTGTTTTAGAGAATTAAAAGAAAACAAAAATAAAAATATAGTAATTTATGGGCAATCTTTAAGTGACCAGGATTCACATATTGTTAAAGAAATTGATAAAAATTATGACAAAATTGCTATATCAATTAGAGTATCTGAAAACAAAACGATCAACGAATTGAAATCAGAAATGAATCGAATTAAATCCATTTTAAGTAATGCAGAAATTGTATTTTATGATTCCTCTTCCTTATTTAAATTTGAATAA
- a CDS encoding RNA polymerase sigma factor codes for MDFSSLPEVEIWYLIKSGNQQAFSYIYKTFSKDLYKYGHKFTQDTSLIEDVIQDLFVHIWDLKGNISIKNSIKFYLFACFRRELIKKVKISNKNESLDEVHSKFKWEMSFLEILDENQIILESRNKISLALDQIPLRQKEAIYLRYIQELSYDEISKLMNVQVPSVYNLIFKGLKKLKKILPFSRRSIKIGGLIFLFIQ; via the coding sequence ATGGATTTTTCTTCGCTCCCGGAAGTTGAAATATGGTACCTGATCAAATCCGGTAACCAACAGGCATTTTCATATATTTATAAAACCTTTTCCAAAGATCTCTATAAATATGGTCACAAATTCACCCAAGATACAAGCTTAATAGAAGATGTCATTCAAGACTTGTTTGTTCATATTTGGGATTTGAAGGGGAATATAAGCATTAAAAATTCTATCAAATTTTACTTATTTGCTTGTTTTCGTAGAGAGCTTATAAAGAAAGTAAAGATTTCTAATAAAAACGAATCCTTAGATGAGGTACATTCTAAATTTAAATGGGAAATGTCCTTTTTAGAAATCCTTGATGAGAATCAAATAATTCTGGAATCCAGGAATAAAATCAGCCTGGCACTTGATCAAATACCCCTCAGGCAAAAAGAAGCCATTTATTTAAGGTACATCCAAGAACTTTCCTATGATGAAATTTCAAAATTAATGAATGTGCAAGTACCCTCGGTATACAATTTAATATTTAAAGGCTTAAAAAAATTAAAAAAAATCCTACCTTTTTCAAGAAGATCAATTAAAATTGGCGGACTGATATTTTTATTTATTCAATAA
- a CDS encoding FecR family protein — protein MNDFNAIDDFIDDTSFRNWVLRNDAESGLSWNKWLTENPEKLEVFNEAKAVLLELDLPGNDWNAEKERVLHQKIQQKINKKTIPLHPKQKKSNEYAIHRYGAKAAVITFLLIVSVVGFLQLKKSTEKEIDHRAMLQEGAKWITKSNPKGQKSKIHLPDGSTVILNAESQIRFKNDFGKADRDIFLNGESFFEVAQDSLLPFRVFSGELVTTALGTSFNINSYDKNRVNVQLATGQVKVFKEELESESLLLQPGEEVIMEGHGPMRKRNFDRQTAFLWKDGTLKFTDVSFSEFKITLERWYGVEIRFKGTPSSTIAISGEFKDKYLSNVLESLGFAYGFDFEIAQKKVTITFK, from the coding sequence ATGAACGATTTCAACGCCATAGATGATTTTATTGATGATACCTCCTTCCGGAATTGGGTGTTGAGAAATGATGCAGAAAGTGGCTTGTCATGGAACAAGTGGCTAACGGAAAATCCAGAAAAGCTTGAAGTTTTCAATGAGGCTAAAGCTGTTCTTTTGGAACTAGATCTCCCAGGAAATGACTGGAATGCAGAAAAGGAGCGGGTTTTGCACCAAAAAATACAACAAAAGATCAATAAAAAGACCATTCCGCTACACCCAAAACAAAAAAAATCAAATGAATATGCTATTCATCGATATGGTGCAAAAGCCGCTGTCATTACTTTCTTGTTAATAGTGTCTGTTGTAGGGTTTTTACAATTAAAAAAGAGCACGGAAAAAGAGATAGACCACAGAGCCATGCTTCAGGAAGGAGCCAAATGGATCACTAAATCAAATCCCAAAGGTCAAAAATCCAAAATACATTTACCGGATGGGTCCACTGTAATTTTGAATGCTGAAAGTCAAATTCGCTTCAAAAACGATTTCGGAAAAGCTGACAGAGACATTTTTTTAAATGGCGAATCGTTTTTTGAGGTGGCTCAAGATAGTTTATTGCCCTTCAGGGTATTTAGCGGTGAACTCGTTACCACTGCTTTGGGAACTTCATTCAATATTAATTCCTATGACAAGAACAGGGTAAATGTACAATTGGCTACCGGTCAGGTGAAAGTTTTCAAAGAAGAATTGGAAAGTGAATCGTTGCTACTCCAGCCTGGGGAAGAGGTAATCATGGAGGGGCATGGTCCAATGAGAAAAAGGAATTTCGATAGACAAACTGCATTCCTTTGGAAGGATGGCACCCTAAAATTTACAGATGTTTCATTTTCGGAGTTTAAGATTACACTCGAGCGCTGGTATGGAGTGGAAATAAGATTCAAAGGCACGCCATCTTCCACAATAGCCATTTCAGGCGAATTTAAAGACAAATATTTAAGCAATGTTTTAGAAAGCTTAGGTTTTGCCTATGGCTTCGACTTCGAGATAGCACAGAAAAAAGTAACCATTACATTCAAATGA